From the Paenibacillus sp. MMS20-IR301 genome, the window CAAAGGCTTCAAAGATCAGATCATGCTTCTCTGGCGGAATGCCGATCCCGCTGTCCTGCACCTCGAACGCAACCCATTTCCGCAAAGCCGGCCCCTCCTGGCGCTCGACTACGGTGATATTCAGCGAGACACCGCCTGTCATAGTGAATTTGAAGGCATTGGAGAGCAGGTTGCGGAGGATCTGCTGTACCCGCTGGGGATCCGTGAAGATCACCCCCGGCACCTCAGTGCCCAGGGAAACCAGGAAATCCAGCTGCTTCTGCTTAGCCACAACACTAAACTGCTGCAGGAGCAGATCAGGAATTTCGCTGATATTCAAATCTTCATTAACAATGTCCAGCTTGCCCGCTTCCACCTTGGACAGGTCAAGGATATCATTGATCAGTGACAGCAGATCCTCGCCCGACCGGTGGATAATCCCGCCGTATTCCGCAAGCTCGTCCACACTTAGCGCATTATCGCCTTCTTCAATAATCTGGGACAGGTTAATGATGCTGTTCAGCGGTGTTCTCAGCTCATGGGACATATTGGCCAGGAATTCCGACTTGAACTGTGAAGCGAGCATCAGCTGCTTGGCTCTCTCCTCCAGCACGATTTTATTCTTATGGAGTTCCTCTGTCTGTTCCGATAACAGTTCATTTGCCCGTACAATCTGTCCGGTACGCATCAGATCCAGCTGGAAATCGCGGATAATCAGAGCGAACAGCACACTCAGCACCAGTCCCGCAGGGAAGGTAACCGGCATGATTTCCGTTATGTACTCCTGCGCCGGTATCACCCCGAACAGGGCAATATTCAGCGTATTCACAACGTTGACCACCAGCAGAACTGCCAGTCCTTTCGCGATAACAGAGGCTGCAGAACGCCGTACCCAGAAGCTGAGTCCGGCACAGACGACGCCCAGAATGGATAAATTCAGCACCCCCACCATAGCTGCTTCATTAATGCCGAAGGTCAGCCGTGTAAGCCCGGTGCCTACACCTATAATAATCAGAATAAGCGGCTGGGGGTAAGCCAGTGTTGAAATGATAAGCGGCACCATCCGCAGATCAAATATCACATTCTCATCCAGCCTGTACCCGAACACTGTGCTGATCCACCCGGCAAAGATGGCGAGCAGCACCCAACTCACTCTCTTAACCGGCTCAGATGCGTAGGAAACCGTATGCTTGTATATTAAATTTGCCAGATAGGATAGCGTAATTAATAAAGCTGTATTCACAAAAAATATTTTTACAAATTCCATAGCCTCACTCCTGCAGCAAAAATGAGATAGGTGGTACAATTGGTGGAAAAAAGAAGATTATCATTAATACTATCATAATAAAAGAATGAAATCATGAAGCCACAGTGCTATTGCATATGTATAAGAGGCACGTTATCTTTCACGGTCTTCTTTTGGCATGCTTGCAGAAGAAGAGCGCAAATCAGATGCGATTTGCGCTCTTCTTCTGCGGCGAGAACCAGGGACTCATAATCTGCCATCGCCTTTTGGGGACAGAAGCCTTCCTTTTATCATTAAGCTGTACATCCGGTTCCTCTTTCAGATCATATCCGGCTAGAATCCATGGCTCTGCGTCCGGCAGCTTATAGTACCGGGGATGATATGTGCTGATAACATCCCCTTGCTGGGTAAGCACCCGATCCGCATGTATCTCAATAATCCTGCCTGCAACGACGCAAGGTTTATCCATAGATATTCACCTCTTCCTGCATATGTCATAATCTGAGCGGAGGGCTGATCCTTATATCAGCTGCGGATCGACTGTTCCCAATTGCGGTATTCCGCCTCGGCATCATCCTTGGAGTGGCCGTAACGCTCCTGCAGCTTCCCAACAAGCTTATCCTTCTCACCGTCTATAATATCCAGGTCGTCATCCGTCAGCTGGCCCCACTGTTTCTTGGCCTCACCTTTGATCTGCAGCCACTTTCCTTTGAGTACATTGCTGTCCACTGTAAGCTCATCTCCTTAGGTGTCGAATTGTGTCTGATAGATTAAATCATACTTAGGGAATTATTACCCCCGGTTTATTGAAATGAATCGAATATACCGGCTCCAGGCTTCCGGCGCAGGGTAAGGGAACTTGCTTCAAAGAAAGTCAAACTTTGTCACATAATAGTCTTTAAAATTACTGTTCATATATTTTAAACTTTGATATACTTCAGAAGTAAATTTATTTATCTTTTAAGTGATTATTTTCACATGACTATCGCTCAGCTTGTGCTAGAATGCCATCGAACAAGAAACGAGATGATTAAATTTTTTCTTATTGTCTGCCGATATATGTCATGTGACCGCTACAAAAAGGGTCTTAGGACCGATTCAAAAGTGACAAATGTCATTTATAAAGTGATTTTTATCACTTCCAATTGCTATTAAAATGTTTTACATTTTAATATATATATTTTAAACTATTTTCTTGGAGGTCATATCAAAATGAAAAAAGCTTCTGTAATCTTGTCGAGCGCCCTGGTACTTGGCACTTTACTCGCGGGTTGTGGCAATAACAACACTGCGGACAATGCTGCTGCAACTAATGCACCTGCTGCTGCGACAACTGCTCCTGCTGCTGAAGCAACTACTGCTGCTAATGCCGGAACAGAAACAGGCAAG encodes:
- a CDS encoding ATP-binding protein yields the protein MEFVKIFFVNTALLITLSYLANLIYKHTVSYASEPVKRVSWVLLAIFAGWISTVFGYRLDENVIFDLRMVPLIISTLAYPQPLILIIIGVGTGLTRLTFGINEAAMVGVLNLSILGVVCAGLSFWVRRSAASVIAKGLAVLLVVNVVNTLNIALFGVIPAQEYITEIMPVTFPAGLVLSVLFALIIRDFQLDLMRTGQIVRANELLSEQTEELHKNKIVLEERAKQLMLASQFKSEFLANMSHELRTPLNSIINLSQIIEEGDNALSVDELAEYGGIIHRSGEDLLSLINDILDLSKVEAGKLDIVNEDLNISEIPDLLLQQFSVVAKQKQLDFLVSLGTEVPGVIFTDPQRVQQILRNLLSNAFKFTMTGGVSLNITVVERQEGPALRKWVAFEVQDSGIGIPPEKHDLIFEAFEQADTNVSRKYGGTGLGLSISNDLARLLGGFITLHSREGQGSLFSLYLPLEVQENLSS
- a CDS encoding CsbD family protein, which gives rise to MDSNVLKGKWLQIKGEAKKQWGQLTDDDLDIIDGEKDKLVGKLQERYGHSKDDAEAEYRNWEQSIRS